The following coding sequences are from one Bos indicus x Bos taurus breed Angus x Brahman F1 hybrid chromosome 5, Bos_hybrid_MaternalHap_v2.0, whole genome shotgun sequence window:
- the FAM71C gene encoding LOW QUALITY PROTEIN: protein FAM71C (The sequence of the model RefSeq protein was modified relative to this genomic sequence to represent the inferred CDS: substituted 2 bases at 2 genomic stop codons): MFNTSMGKLQXXLYKGEYPIFQYAPVFESNFIQVSRKGEVLDVHNRAQMVTVGIFRTSPHLTLPDVMLLAQPAAICDDSNRHSSAARERGKKPTQILELTRLLPLKIVEISIHNSKKQQLHLKLASGRSFYLQLCPPPDRGDLFIQWKNLIYFLRLSANAHSRTQATRARNILDITGLKKREEVPSGKSPKDGARVLRENSLKSCRGFGTEAHLGIL; the protein is encoded by the coding sequence ATGTTTAACACCTCCATGGGGAAACTGCAGTGATAACTGTACAAGGGGGAGTACCCTATATTCCAATATGCGCCAGTGTTTGAGAGTAACTTTATACAGGTCAGCAGGAAAGGAGAAGTGCTTGATGTGCACAACCGGGCCCAAATGGTGACTGTGGGCATCTTTCGTACCAGCCCCCACCTCACACTGCCTGATGTCATGCTGCTGGCCCAACCAGCTGCTATCTGTGATGACTCTAACAGGCACAGCTCTGCTGCCCGGGAGAGAGGTAAAAAGCCTACACAGATCTTAGAGCTAACCAGGCTGCTTCCCTTGAAGATTGTAGAGATATCCATTCATAACAGTAAAAAACAACAGCTCCACTTGAAGCTTGCCAGTGGCCGCTCTTTTTACCTTCAGCTGTGTCCCCCTCCAGATAGAGGGGATCTTTTTATTCAGTGGAAAAACCTCATTTATTTCCTGAGACTATCAGCAAATGCTCACAGCAGAACTCAGGCCACCCGAGCTAGGAACATTCTGGACATAACTGGActtaagaaaagagaagaagtGCCTAGTGGTAAGTCTCCAAAAGATGGGGCCAGGGTGCTTAGGGAGAACAGCTTGAAGTCCTGCAGAGGCTTTGGTACAGAGGCTCATCTGGGAATACTCTAA